The Desulfotignum phosphitoxidans DSM 13687 DNA segment CGCTCCAGATCAAGTACACGGTGCAGGAAATCATCAAACCCAAGTTCGAAAACCAATACGACAGCGTCAAGAAAGCGAGTTTCTCAATCAGTCACGGCATTGGTGTCGACTCCGGTACAGTGCTTGCGGTACGAGCTGGCGCAAGAGGTAACAATGATTTGATCTGGATTGGTAGGGCTCCCAACCTTGCCGCGAAGCTGAGTGACTTCAGGAAGCCTCCGCATCATACGTACATCACGGCGACAGTTTATAACAAGCTTGACGATCCGGCGAAGTATGGAGGTAAGGACAAGCAGAACATTTGGGAACCAAGGACTTGGACCTTTCTCGGAGATTCCATATCACTCTACAGATCAAGTTGGCAATGGAAGCCGTGAAAGATTGATGGAGCTAGTTATCGCGTCGACTCGTACGCATGGAAGCAGCGCTGCTTCGCTCTGCTGCTTCCATGCACCGGTCACGCGTCACGTTATGCCAATAATGCACACATGAAAATACAAATAACTGGAATTTGAATGGAAAACGGACAACTAAACTGGATTGCAAATTTTATTTGGGGTATTGCAGATGACGTCCTGCGGGACGTTTCCGTGCGAGGCAAATACCGGGACGTGATTTTGCCGATGACTCAAGATGAGTGAACAGATCAACAAGGCAGGCGTTGTCAATAAAGATGCCGCGCTTTACCAGGCGGCCGGTCCGCCCAGTATGAAGCTCTCAAGAAGGTCAACAAGGAGCTTGGGCTGTACTGGGACATCGGACGGATGATCGTGGAACGTCAGGAGACCGCGGGCTGGGGCAAATCTGTGGTAAAGCGGTTGTCTGAAGATCTGCGGCAGGAATTTCCCGGTGTGAGCGGTTTTTCAATCCAAAACCTCTGGTACATTCGCCAGTTTTATTCGGAGTTCCATGACAATGAAAGGCTCCAACCACCGGTTGGAGAAATAGCCTGGGCGCATAATCTTGTCATCATGAGCAAATGTAAGGTGATAGTATGAACACCGTGGCAGCATCCATTTCGGTATTGCGCTGGGCAGCGGGGCGGGCCTGGCTTTCCGATGAAAAACTGACAAACCGGTTTCGAAAGTGGCCGTTGTGGATTTCGGGTGAAGTTCAACCGACGCTTCGGCAGCTTGAGGAGTTTGCCCGACTGACCCATACGCCGATCGGTTATTTCTTTCTGTCTGAGCCGCCGGAACTGGCATTGCCGGTACCGGATTTCCGCACCCTGCGCGATGAGACCATGATGGAACCCATGCAGAACGGCGGCAGGTTTCAACCTGGACGGAGGCGCTACGTCAACTCATTGCCGGAACCGAGGACGCGGGCGGTTCTTTCAAGTACACTGGAAGGCCAGACCTTGTTTCAGGAAGCCTTTCGCATGCTCGGAATGAGGAAAACATCCTTTTTTTATGATGCGGCCCGTGAATTGAGAGTCCTGCTATGACATATACCGGATTGGAAAAACTCGCACCACTGGTGCGAGAAATCAACTGGACCCACAACCTGGTCATTCTTCAGCGCTGTAAAGATAATGATGAACTGCAGAGGTTTGGGGGCGGCTCAGGAGAGACAAAAATGAAATCAGTGGAACATAGTATGACATTTGTGGTGCTGCAGCCGGTATCAAGGGTTTTTCCTCTTTTCAGTCCTGAAGGGGAAAAACACTGGGTGCCGGGATGGGACTATGAGAATGTCATGGACACAAAGGAACTGTCTGAGGACTATGTGTTTTTGACAAAGTCTCATGACCACGCTGCGGCCGAGGCCATCTGGCTGGTAAAAAGATACCGTCCGGACGCCCATTGTGTAGAGTTTTACAAGGTTGAACCCGGTGACAAGGTCGGGGTTGTGAAAGTATGCTGTGAGGCCCTGGCCGATAAGCATACACAGGTTGCGGTCACCTACAGGTATATTGCGCTCTCTGAGACGGGAGAAGCCTTTGTCTCGGGATTCACGGCTGAGGCATACAGGGAATTTATCACAGAGTGGCAACGGCTCCTGTCAGATTATTTTGTCGCATTTGGCTGATCCTGGCCGTCAGCCAAATGCAAAAGAAAGGAAATGTGCCATATGGAAAAGGAAAAATATGTTGATGCGTTTCTGGAAAAAAGAATTGTCAAATATGACGAATGGCTGGGCAAAGGCCGGATTTCCTACGCATCAAAGGTTATTCCTGTTTCAGAATCTTTTCAAACAAAACAATGGGTGCTTCCGACAGAGCAGGCCATGGAGATACTGGGTAAGGCAAAATATGTGGCTGTGACAAGTTTTGAGGATTGCATTCATTGCGGTGAATGTGTTGAAAGGTGCGTATTTGGTGCCCGGGTCTTCCAGGATGAAAAAATGGCATATAATAATGAATCATGTGTCGGCTGTGGACTTTGCGTTACTGTCTGCCCTGTTGGGGCAACATCCATGGTGCTCAGAGACAGGGAATGAATGAAAAAGGATAAAAACAAAAAAATACAGAATCCTTGTCAAAAAGGTGATACATGGAACTGAATTCAGAAATAATCATTTATACGGATTCAAAAGGAACAACAAAGCTTCAAGTGCAATTGGAAGATGAAACGGTCTGGCTGACACAGGACCAGATGGCAATGCTTTTCGGAAAAGCAAAATCAACGGTTAACGAACATATTAAAAATATTTATGCGGAAGGAGAGCTTGAAGAAAGCCAGACCTTAAAGAAATTCGGAAATTCCGAATTTCAGCAGAAAGCCCCGAATTATTATAATCTCGATGTTATCATTTCAGTGGGTTACAGGGTTAAATCCATACCAGGAAATATTCAAGATTGACCCTTTGAAATAAGGAGGCCTGTTATGAATCCAAGAGTAAAAAAAGTGACTCCGAATTTGGATTTTACGATCACCCTGACCTTTGAAAACGGAGAACAAAAAATATTTGATGTAAAACCCTACCTGGACAAGGGAATTTTTCAAGAGCTGAAGGATCCCAAAAAATTTAATTCAGTCAAACCATGTCTTGGAAGTATACAATGGCAGGGAGGACAGGATTTCTGCCCAGACACATTGTACGTAGAAAGTGTCATCCGATAAGCCAATCCAGCTGTCTGCTGAAAACGGCCTCTGGCCGCGCCGACGTCCGCAGAAAATAATGAAGAGACGGCCGGAGTGCTCGAACCGGCAAACGTTTTGCGCGGGCGGTTCTTTCAAGTACACTGGAAGGGCAGACTTTGTTTCAGGAAGCCTTTCGCATGATCAAACCCTGATTGTCGATTCCCTTGTCAATGAGGCGACAATCTTCCTGACACAGGGGGCCATCTTCGGGAAAAGGACTCAGCCCAGAAGGTCCGCTTTGACCTTATCCAGTCCCATGCGCTCGATCATACGGCCCATGCGTTCGCGCTTGGAGTGCTCCTTGTAATAGTCAATGATCCGGGCCACCATGTCCAGGGCCTTTTCCCGGGACAGGTCCTCCACCAGAAGATCCGCCAGCCTGGGCAGTGCCGATCCGTTCCCCCCGATCATCACGGCCCATCCCTTGGGGGTGCCGTACAGGGAGATATCCTTGATGCAGTTTTCCGCGCACTGGATCTTGCAGCCGGAAACCCCCATCTTCATCTTGCTGGGCAGGACCATGCCGTGGTAGCGCCGGTCGAGTTCCATGCCCATCTCCAGGCTGTCCTGTTTGGCCAGGCGGCAGTACTGGATGCCCGGGCAGACCTTGATGCTCCGCACGCACAGCCCCACGGCATGGCCGGGATCCATGCCCAGGTCCTCCCAGACCCCGTCCACCTGGTCCTCCTTGAGCCCGATGATGGCAATCCGTGCCGCACTGGTGATCTTGAGTTCCGACACCTGATATTTATCCGCCACATCGGCCAGGGATCTCAGCTGGTCCGGTTTCACCACGCCGCAGGGCACATGGGGGGCAATGGCATAGGTGATATCGTCTTTTCCGCGCTGGCGGATGACGCCTTTTTCTCCGTCTTTGAGCATATTTGACTCCTTTGTGTGACGTCTGATCCTTAAAAGGACCCTCGCCTTAATATGTACCGTCATTAATACGTAGCGTCATTTTTAATATTGTGGTCCAAAAATGTCAATGACCCCTGCCGCAACCGCCCCACACAGCCGGGATCCGGCTTTGCCCGGCCGCACTTGCCCTTGGCCGGATCATGGTGTATCTTTGGCGGCAGGGAATATGATTTTGAAAAATGAAGGGACGTAAAAATCATCAAAACAAATGAAACACAGGAGGTTGCATGGAAGTTGATAAAGTGATGGATGGGCTGATAAAAGAGCTGGGTGTTGCAATCAAAGCGATGGGAAAGCTTTTTTGACTCGAAACGTCTGCGGATAATGCTTGACTTGTGTGCGTGTTTCTCATAAACAGTACAAAACGACACACAGGAGGAACAATGTGCACAATTTCTTCGGCATTGCCGTCAGACGATTTTAAAATCCGGTGCCCCCGGCTGGGGCATCAGGTGGCTTTCAGCTACTGCCGGGTAGAAAATACCGGCGCGCCCTGCTTTAAAACACTGGACTGCTGGCACGGCCATTTTGATGTGGTTGCCTATTTTAAGCAGACCCTGTCAAAAGACGAATTTGCCGCGGCATTCATGAACCAGGGCCGGCCCAAGGTCCAGACATTGATGGAACTGATCCAGCAGGCCCAGGCCCGGGTATCACAGAATCCTTTGAAAGCAGACGACGGGCAGGGCCCATGTTCCTGAAGCAGGCGGCCATTCACAGCGACACCTTTCCGGACACAAATGCATATCCGTTTTGTCTGGAAATTCTGAACCGGACGAATACCCTGGGGTTTGACCAGGGCATCACGCTGTTTTCCGGAGAAAACGGCACGGGCAAATCCACATTGCTCAAGGCCCTGGGGCTTTGCTGCGGCATTCACATCTGGGAGCCGGAGTTTCTGCTTCGGTGCGAAACCAATCCCCATGAAAAACAGTTGCACCGCTATCTGACCGTGACCTGGGACCAGGGACCCGTGCCGGGATCGTATTTCGGATCCCAGATTTTTTCCCATTTTGCCAGAAAACTGGAGGAGTGGGCCCTCACGGACCGGCCCATGCTGGATTATTTCGGGGGAAAATCGTTGATCACCCAGTCCCACGGCCAGTCGCTGATGTCGTATTTTTCCAACCGGTATCAGCGCAAAGGTTTGTATTTTCTGGATGAGCCTGAGACGGCCCTGTCGCCGAAATCCCAGGTGGCACTGCTCAATCTGATCATGGGTGAAAGCGGCAAAGGCCATGCCCAGTTTGTGATCGCCACCCATTCGCCCATTCTGCTGGCCTGCCCGGATGCCGTGATCTATAATTTCAACGGGCCGGAAATTGCGCCTGTTTTGTATGAAGACACGGAGTATTACCGTCTTTACAAGGCGTTTATGACGGACCCGTCTTCCTTTATCCAAGAAATGAAATAAGCGATATGTCAGCCGTTAAAAAAATATCAATTTTGCCATTAAAGGAGATCCCATGAAAACCCAGAAATTTTTATTGACTGAACAGGAAATGCCCCGGCAGTGGTACAACATCATGGCAGACCTGCCCACGCCCATGGAGCCGCCCCTGCATCCGGGCACGGGTCAGCCCTGCGGACCGGAAGACCTGGCCCCGATTTTCCCCATGAATCTTATCGAGCAGGAAGTGAGTACCCAGCGGTGGATCGATATTCCCGAAGAGATTCTGGACAAATACGCCATCTGGCGGCCGTCTCCTCTGTTCCGGGCCCGGAATCTGGAAAAAGCCCTGGACACCCCGGCCCGGATCTATTTCAAGAACGAAGGCGTGAGCCCGGCCGGATCCCACAAACCCAACACGGCCCTGGCCCAGGCCTATTACAACAAAGTGGCGGGCACCAAAAAGATTACCACGGAGACCGGGGCCGGGCAGTGGGGCAGCAGCCTGGCCATGTGCTGTGCGTTTTTCGGCATTGAGTGCAAGGTGTTCATGGTAAAAATTTCTTATAACCAGAAACCCTACCGCCGGATGATGATGGAAACCTGGGGCGCCAACTGCACGGCCAGCCCTTCCACGGAAACCCGGGCCGGCCGGTCCATTCTGGAGAAAGATCCGGATTCGCCGGGATCCCTGGGCATGGCCATTTCCGAAGCCGTGGAGGAAGCCGTGGCTGATGAAAACACCAAATATGCCTTAGGATCCGTGCTCAATCATGTGATGATCCATCAGAGCATCATCGGGCTGGAGGCCATGAAACAGATGGAAATGGCCGGGGATTATCCGGATGTGATCATCGGCAGTGCGGGCGGGGGCAGTAATTTTGCCGGTCTGTCCTTTCCCTTTGCCAGAGACAAGATCAACGGCAAACAGATCGATATCATTGCCGTGGAACCCACCTCCTGCCCCACCCTGACCCGGGGGCCTTTTGCCTATGATTTCGGGGACACGGTCCAGATGACCCCGTTGCTGCCCATGTACACCCTGGGTCATAATTTCGTGCCCGCCCCCATCCATGCCGGCGGGCTGAGGTACCACGGCATGTCACCCCTGGTGAGCCAGCTGGTTTTGGACGGCATCATCCGGCCTGAAGCCATTCATCAGATGGAAACCTTCAAGGCCGGGCTGACCTTTGCCCGGTCCGAAGGATATATTTCCGCGCCGGAATGCAACCATGCCGTGGCCATGGCCATCCGGGAGGCATTAAAAGCCAAGGAAGAAGGCAAAGAAAAAGTGATCCTGTTCAACTGGTCCGGCCATGGACTGGTGGATATGGCTTCCTATGAATCTTATTTCAGAGGGAATCTGGCTGATCATGATCTGCCCCAGGAACAGATCGACATCGCGCTTAAAGACCTGGAAAATCTGCCCAAACCCAGACAGGGCAAATAAAGGGCATCGCGCATCCATCAACGCATCCGGGGGCCGGTATGATTCAATCACCGGCCCCCGGACACGTTTTGGGAGAAGAAAAAAACCGGTTATTTGACGCTTTGTATGGCTTTTTTGAATCCGGGCAAAGAATCAATGATGGTTTTGTCCGGCACGGCATAGGACAGCCTGAAATGGCCGGGGCCGCCAAAGCCCGTGCCCGGCACGGCCAGGATGTTCTGGTCCTTGAGCAGATTGACAAATTCCACGTCATTTTCAATGGGGCTTTTGGGAAACAGATAAAATGCGCCGTCCGGTACATCGAATTCATACCCGGCCTGTTTAAGCCCCTGGCAGAAAATATCCCGGCGCCGGCGGTAAATATCGATATCCACGGTAATTCCTTGCAGCCGTCCCACCACCTGCTGGAACAGGGACGGGGCATTGACATACATCATGGTGTTGGCCACGCCGGCGGCACCGGCAATCAGTCTGGCATCTTCCGCTTTGGGATGCACGGCCAGATAACCGATGCGTTCACCGGCTAAAGACAGTTCCTTGGAATAGGAAGTCAGGACAATGGTGTGGTTGTAGGCATCAAATACGGACGGAACGGTCACGTCATAGGCGATTTTCCGGTAGGGTTCGTCGGATATCAGGTAGATGCGTTTGTCGAATTTTTTGCTGGCCGCTTCCAAAACCCGGCCTAACCCGTCCAGTTCTTCGGCTGAATAGACCGCGCCCGTGGGGTTGTTGGGTGAATTGATCAGCACGACCCGGGTTTTTTCCGTGATGGCGGTCTGGATGGCTTCCAGGTCCAGGTGGAAATCCGGGCGGGTGGAGGCTGTGATCAAGGTGGCCCCGGCCACGAACGCATACTGGTTGTATCCCACAAAATAAGGGGCCGGGGTGAGCAGTTCCTCCCCTGGGTTGATCAGTGCCCGGAGACAGTCGTTCAGGGCCCCGGCCGCGCCCACCGTCATCACGATCAAATCCGGTGTCAGGCCCACGTTAAACGTCTGGTTCAGATAATCCGCCACTGCCTGGCGGACATGCATAAACCCCGGGTTGGGCATGTACCCATGGGAAACAGTGTCATCATGGATCAGGTCCAGCAGGGTTTCCTGCATGATTTTGGGCGGGGGAACATCCGGATTTCCCAGGGAAAAATCAAATACATGGTCGGCCCCGAATTTTTCTTTCATCCGGATGCCTTCTTCAAACATCTTCCGGATCATGGAAGCCGCTTCCACCATTTTCACCATTTTGTCTGCAATCGGCATGGCACTGTCCTTTCAAAATTATGATGTTTTCACTGCATATGGATCATACATGAAAAAAAAGCGTATGAAAATCCCCTGGAAAAAAACGGGATTACCTGCCGGATACGCCAGTTGTGTAAACAGGTAACTATCCTGATTTTAAGGAAAATGCATACTTATGCCCGTCAGTGAAATTCTCCGGACTAGGGAGTTTTACCTATAGCCACTAAGGGATTTTCCCGAATTGACAACCCGGATTGACTGGCGTAATCAATTGATCATGCCTGAGTGGGGCCATCCCAACATAACCCCAATCCCACCAGGTAGCGGCCTTGAAAGTGCGTCTGGCGGGCATTCATATCCCTCCAATCCCATCCTTCCAACAACGCACCCAGACGCAAACCCGGCCTCCGGATCCCCTTTCCGGAAGCCGGGTTCTTTTTTTTGGGGGATCGTTATTGAACTCCGGGAACGATGATCCGGGAATCATTGGCTTGTTTTTGTTCCGCCTCCATTTTCTGGAACTGCTGAATCACTTTCCGGGTCTCTGCTTCCATGGCCTGGGGAAATTCATCCATGGCCTGCTCCAGCGTCGTGGCTTTCAGCCGGGCTTGAATCGGAACCGGGCCATGGGGGGTGCCCAGCTGGGTGTTTCCCACAAAGACGGTTTCTCTGGAAGGATCGTTTGACCCGTCCGGAAGAATCGGGGTTAATTTCTGAATATTGGCAATTTTCAGATCTGTGATGGTTTCTTCCCGGTAAAGGTGTGTTCTGTCTACCTGAAAATCGATGTTGATGGGATTGCCGCCGTTACCGCTCATGATAAACTCCTTAAAAAAAATAAAAATAAATGATGATAAAAACCCCGGGTGTTTGATCCGGGTGCCACATTAAAATTTTGTCAAAAAGGGCAGAAAGGGGATGGATCGGTCAGATACAGCGAAACCCGTTATCTGCGGTTGACCAGGTAAATGCCTGCGCCCACCATGGCCAGGGCGCACAAAAGATAAATCGTCACGGTTTCTCCCAAAAGCCATGACCCTGCCAGGACACCGAACAGCGGTGTCAGAAACGTGAACGGCGCCAGCCGGGAGACCGGATAGGTGCGGATCAGCCAGAACCAGGTCACATAGGTGAAAAACGCCACCCAGACAGTCTGGTAGATCAGGCTTGAGATCACCAGAGGGGTCAGGGCCTGAACCGGCGGTTCGCCCAAAAATATGGACGCAACCGGCAGAATAACCGCAGATACGCCAAGCTGATACAGCAGTACTTTGCCCGGATAAACCTTTGCCAGCGGGCTTGCCTTGATCACCACGGTGGTGGCCCCCCAGAACACGGCTGCCCCCATCAGCATGATATCTCCTTTGATCATCCCCGAATCGGGCAGGTTCAGGGATTCATGAAACGCCACCAGAATGCCGGCAAATGCCAGCACCATTCCGATGATCTGGATTCGGGACAGGTATTCTGCCCGGATGAACAAATGGGCGCCCAAGGCCACCACAAACGGGGATGTATTCAAAAAAATGGTGGATCGGGAGGCATTGGTGAACTCAAGCCCCCAATAGATCAGAACAAATTCAGCTGAGAACAGCAATCCGCAGATGAGTCCCCACAGCAGGGTGCCGTCTTTTTCCAGCAAAGATTTTTTTTTGATGGTCATCCATACCAGCATCAGGCAGGTGGCGCCCATGGATCGGATGCCGGCCTGGAGCACGGGCGGTATGTCGGCAACGGCCGCTTTAATGGCCACCTGGTTCAATCCCCAGGAGGCGCACAAAATGATCAGCAGGGCCATGGCCCTGATATCGATGGTGGATGTATCCGGTTTCATGGT contains these protein-coding regions:
- a CDS encoding adenylate/guanylate cyclase domain-containing protein, giving the protein MALINDLTNDVQGIISKTWSTRKGQKVPSSDSVALAGGAVELDATFLYADLANSSKMAKELDRRIAAKILKSFLATTARLVRHHGGSIVSFDGDRILGVFTGSYKNTTAAKCALQIKYTVQEIIKPKFENQYDSVKKASFSISHGIGVDSGTVLAVRAGARGNNDLIWIGRAPNLAAKLSDFRKPPHHTYITATVYNKLDDPAKYGGKDKQNIWEPRTWTFLGDSISLYRSSWQWKP
- a CDS encoding AAA family ATPase, with translation MFLKQAAIHSDTFPDTNAYPFCLEILNRTNTLGFDQGITLFSGENGTGKSTLLKALGLCCGIHIWEPEFLLRCETNPHEKQLHRYLTVTWDQGPVPGSYFGSQIFSHFARKLEEWALTDRPMLDYFGGKSLITQSHGQSLMSYFSNRYQRKGLYFLDEPETALSPKSQVALLNLIMGESGKGHAQFVIATHSPILLACPDAVIYNFNGPEIAPVLYEDTEYYRLYKAFMTDPSSFIQEMK
- a CDS encoding TrpB-like pyridoxal phosphate-dependent enzyme, whose amino-acid sequence is MKTQKFLLTEQEMPRQWYNIMADLPTPMEPPLHPGTGQPCGPEDLAPIFPMNLIEQEVSTQRWIDIPEEILDKYAIWRPSPLFRARNLEKALDTPARIYFKNEGVSPAGSHKPNTALAQAYYNKVAGTKKITTETGAGQWGSSLAMCCAFFGIECKVFMVKISYNQKPYRRMMMETWGANCTASPSTETRAGRSILEKDPDSPGSLGMAISEAVEEAVADENTKYALGSVLNHVMIHQSIIGLEAMKQMEMAGDYPDVIIGSAGGGSNFAGLSFPFARDKINGKQIDIIAVEPTSCPTLTRGPFAYDFGDTVQMTPLLPMYTLGHNFVPAPIHAGGLRYHGMSPLVSQLVLDGIIRPEAIHQMETFKAGLTFARSEGYISAPECNHAVAMAIREALKAKEEGKEKVILFNWSGHGLVDMASYESYFRGNLADHDLPQEQIDIALKDLENLPKPRQGK
- a CDS encoding nitrite/sulfite reductase domain-containing protein — translated: MLKDGEKGVIRQRGKDDITYAIAPHVPCGVVKPDQLRSLADVADKYQVSELKITSAARIAIIGLKEDQVDGVWEDLGMDPGHAVGLCVRSIKVCPGIQYCRLAKQDSLEMGMELDRRYHGMVLPSKMKMGVSGCKIQCAENCIKDISLYGTPKGWAVMIGGNGSALPRLADLLVEDLSREKALDMVARIIDYYKEHSKRERMGRMIERMGLDKVKADLLG
- a CDS encoding pyridoxal phosphate-dependent aminotransferase; this encodes MPIADKMVKMVEAASMIRKMFEEGIRMKEKFGADHVFDFSLGNPDVPPPKIMQETLLDLIHDDTVSHGYMPNPGFMHVRQAVADYLNQTFNVGLTPDLIVMTVGAAGALNDCLRALINPGEELLTPAPYFVGYNQYAFVAGATLITASTRPDFHLDLEAIQTAITEKTRVVLINSPNNPTGAVYSAEELDGLGRVLEAASKKFDKRIYLISDEPYRKIAYDVTVPSVFDAYNHTIVLTSYSKELSLAGERIGYLAVHPKAEDARLIAGAAGVANTMMYVNAPSLFQQVVGRLQGITVDIDIYRRRRDIFCQGLKQAGYEFDVPDGAFYLFPKSPIENDVEFVNLLKDQNILAVPGTGFGGPGHFRLSYAVPDKTIIDSLPGFKKAIQSVK
- a CDS encoding DMT family transporter, whose protein sequence is MKPDTSTIDIRAMALLIILCASWGLNQVAIKAAVADIPPVLQAGIRSMGATCLMLVWMTIKKKSLLEKDGTLLWGLICGLLFSAEFVLIYWGLEFTNASRSTIFLNTSPFVVALGAHLFIRAEYLSRIQIIGMVLAFAGILVAFHESLNLPDSGMIKGDIMLMGAAVFWGATTVVIKASPLAKVYPGKVLLYQLGVSAVILPVASIFLGEPPVQALTPLVISSLIYQTVWVAFFTYVTWFWLIRTYPVSRLAPFTFLTPLFGVLAGSWLLGETVTIYLLCALAMVGAGIYLVNRR
- a CDS encoding type I restriction-modification system subunit M N-terminal domain-containing protein; amino-acid sequence: MENGQLNWIANFIWGIADDVLRDVSVRGKYRDVILPMTQDE
- a CDS encoding DUF2442 domain-containing protein, yielding MNPRVKKVTPNLDFTITLTFENGEQKIFDVKPYLDKGIFQELKDPKKFNSVKPCLGSIQWQGGQDFCPDTLYVESVIR
- a CDS encoding 4Fe-4S dicluster domain-containing protein is translated as MEKEKYVDAFLEKRIVKYDEWLGKGRISYASKVIPVSESFQTKQWVLPTEQAMEILGKAKYVAVTSFEDCIHCGECVERCVFGARVFQDEKMAYNNESCVGCGLCVTVCPVGATSMVLRDRE